The nucleotide window ATTGAGGTAAAGACTGCAAATAAGCTTTTCTCGTCGCATAGGCCCTCCATAAATCTAACATCAAGCAAATGCAATCTAAACCCTACCCCTGAGTCTAACCTCTACCCCCTTCTGCCTCCAAAACCAACTATTAACcgtctcccactccctctcccgatCCGCCAGCGTAACCTCATACCTATTCAAAACCGTGGCCACAAGCTTATACGTTTCCACCAACGCCAAGTTCCTCCCCAAACAAATCCTCGACCCAGCCCCAAAGCTCAAGTCACAGGCATTCCACTTTTGCATTCTCTTTTTATACTCCTCATCGGTCTCCCCACCTTTGACATCCCGCAACCACCTCTCAGGCCTAAACTCGTCCGCATCAGAACCCCAAACAGTCTTGTTCCTGTTGCCAATATAAGGATTGATACCAACGGCCACCCCGCCAGGAACAAAGTCGCCGTTGGGAAGGGTGAACCCCTCAGCAGGGACATAACGCTCAAGCGGCATAGCCACAGCAGGATGAACACGGAGCGCCTCCCTGACCACAGCCTCGAGGTAGGGCAGCTGGCGAGCTTGAGAGTGAGGAAAGGCGTTGGAGTTTTCAATCCCCGCTGAACGAATCTCCCCTACCAGACGGGCGTAGACGGCTGGGTTCTTCAAGACGTAGTAAAAGATGGCTCGGATAGTGATGGCTGTCGTGTCTGCTCCCGCGATGAGGTTGACGAGCAAATACCCAAACACCATGCCGTCGTGGACGGTGTCGGGATGGGTATTCTTGGAATCGATAAAGTGTTGGAGGTAGTCGGGGACCTTGGGGTTGAAGTTCTTGTCTTGACCTTGCATGCGGGCGATGAGAGAGGTCATGGCGATGTTGGTGACGttgctgaggttggggggaccgatgcggaggatggggttcttgtcgaggaggaagtcCAGCCAAGGGATCTGGCCGACGGAGGCGAAGTAGTCGAGGGATTTGTCggctgtggtgatggagcTGTCAAAGTCGTGACCTTGGGTCATGTAGCCGAAGGATTTGGAGAAGGTGACCGAGGTGATGAGGTCCCAGGCATCTGGAGAGGAAAGTCGAGTTAGCTGCCTGTGTGCGATTGAAGGGAGATGAGAATGCAAAGATAGGTAGGCAGGGGAACTGACAGAATGCAACCCATTCTCCCAAATCACAGGTCCCCTGACCGCCTTTGGCAAAACGATTGTCGAGCTGTTGCATGAGCTCTCCGAGAACGTTGTCCATGTGTGACTCGAGGGCCAGTACACTGCCGAGAGAGTAATGCTTGACAATCGGACGCTTCATTTGAGCGTGCTCAGTCTGATCGGTGGTGCTGAACATATCTATTGTGTTGTCAGCCACAACTCTAGGACGTCCAGGCATTGAAGGCAACAAACGGTAGGTAATTTTCCCATTGACGAGGGCACTGTTGTTGTGGTAGAACTCGGTCTGAGAAGTTTCGATGTTAGTAAAGTTGACGGCATAACCTCGTTGTAGGTAGGAACACAAACCTTGCGCCATTTTCCATCTGTGCCATACAACAGTTTGGATAACTCGGGGTAATCGAGATCCAGTAAGTTGGGACCAATGCGCACCACTGGTCCATACTTGTCGTGAAGCCTCTTCATGGTCAACTCATACTTGCCGGTTCTTACATGATAAAGACGCCAGAGGTTTGTGTATCCTGATTGTGACAGTATGATCAGCAGATGCCGAGCATAGGGTGGCTGACTGAGAATGGGTAAACATaccggcgaggaaggggcCTGGATACCCACGCAATGGAGATGTAGCCCATGAAAATGTGAACCAAAGAAGCAAAGTGACAATGGGAGCAACAAGCACAGTTACAGCCAGTCTGGCCAGAATACGACTGTCTAAAGTGGGCAGACTCCCGTAGCGGAAAGCAACAAGTGAATCGAGGACTCCGTTTGATGTCGACATCCTGATGTTGCAGCGTGTGTGAAAAAAAGATACAACAGGCAGCCCAGCTTCGGAAAGAATATCCAAGGATAAAAGTTGCTTTCATGAGGCAGTTCCGGTGTATAAAGCCCCACGAGCATGCTTTCTGCCCCGCCCCCCTTTACCCCCCTGATTGGTTTACCCCCAACATCCCGATATCATTCCTGCCCCCTCGCTCACTTAGCTTCGGTCTTTCTGCTCCCAGCGAGAAGCCCACACAATGCCCAGAGGCTGACTGTAGTaccgggggagggggccagATGTGGTGTCCGGGCCCAGGTCTAGCGGCACTGTAGTGACTGGGCACAAATGTTGATCTCAACCAGCTATCTCGGACGCCTCAACGCCGCTTCATTTAGAAGCAAGGCTATATTGGATGCCTTATGCGTGTGGCAGCCAGACAAATTGCACATTTGGGAATTCAAACGCGTAACATCAAGCTAATATTGTCTGACTGCTCATTAAGCTGTGGCCAGGAGGGCGTCAACCCCTGAGGCGGAAAGTCAACAAATTTTCGAACATGTCATCTCACACTGAAAAGCAGGAAGAAGGGTGAGAGTGGGGACAAACCTCGGATATACCTCCGTAATCAACCACGGCTTGCCTGATTTGGCAAGGGAACACGAGCCTTGGGTTCATGCTGCCTGGGACAGAGAACACTACCTGTAGATACAACAGTGATAATGTAGCTGCCGGCAGTTTGATCAGGCAATAGTTGGACAGTGCCAGACTTTCTTCGTCCAAAAACTGTGTAGATCTTGCAATGAGACGGTGGGGCAGTGCGTCTATCCATGAGGTCCCCGTGTTACATTGCGTTCTTCAAGGCCTCGGCATCACTAGCGTGGGTGGCTTTCCAGGAAATGGAACTCTGCTTCTGACAGCGGGTGCGGCCCTTTCCCGTTTCTGGTCTGTGTCACTCTGGGGTTGGATCCTTCGCCTTACCCTCCCGTCCTTGGCAACGGGGAATCTTGTCCATACACGCAGGTTGAACTCCATAGCAAGTCCTGATCAATGACTGTCAACTCTCTGGGAATGAGGAGGTAGACACACTACTTCCATTGAACTTCCCTTCTGTCATATCTAACGCCACTCTGGCACCACTTCGAAATTCCAAATGCACAAAAGAGGAGATACTTAGACGCCACAATCCATTGCAGTCCCCGGCAAGGAGAATCTGGCAACCCGTTATTGGGTGACCCAAAATGCTGTGTCTGAATATTGTTTAAGGCTCCGCTCCTGGCCCGGGAAACTTCCCCGACAGCCCCTGTCATGCCTGATCATCTTATACATCATATCATGGCAGCAGATCACCCAGTTATCCTGGCACGCACACTGTGCTTTCTTCAGTTTCCCAAATCTTCACCGGCTTCTTGCATTTTCCCCGCTTTGGAAGTCAGAAATTCAAGCAACTCCAGCGAATCGTCCTGCTCCTCGCCCAACGCAATCGATGGTTCCTTGCGCATGTAAAATGGAAACTCAAACGCCGCGCTTGGAAGAAACCGGCATACTCCCAGTCGACTATCACTTTTATGCGCAACGTCTCAGGGTCAACGACTACATTGTGCTGTGAGCAGTCAGGATGACAAAAGACGTAATCTTCACCGTCTTTTGCCGCCGACTCCTTGCAGGACGACCAATTGTCTTCTCTGGGTGATCCCAAAGACACGATACGGAGGGATCACAATCCCAGATGGTCCACTGAGGCGCTTGGATTTGATTCCTTTCAACTTAGCCAGGTGTTTCTCCAGCTCCACACGAGCGGCGGCTTTCTGCGTCTCGTCTTTCAAGTCTGACATGTTGACCCCGTCAATGTTTTGAGATATCAGGTAGTAggcgtcgtcgtcttcaaaGCCGCAGTATATGTCGGGGACAGGGATGTCGGTGTGCTGCCGGATGAAGCGGAGCGCGGCAGCTTCGTTCATGAGGAGCTCTTTTCGCAGTCGAAGAACGTGGGTTTTGCCTTTCCAGTTGGTGATGAATTCTTTTGGTCGGAGGGACCTCTTGATGAAGGCGTTGCCGCGAATGTACTACTTTCTTTCGGGTGTCACAGCGCAGTAGCCATCTTCTCTGGCTGGGTGCGGTTCTCGTGGCTTCGGGTTAGACATTGGGCTTCGGAAATAACAAAGAACTGGTattgcttttttttggtgccCGGTAAGTTTCACTGAGTTTTTGGTGTACAAGTTGCGAAGCAGTGAGGTGGAAATTGAAGGATGGGCAAAAGAAGAGCGCCATTACAAAGGCGGGGAAGCAGGCGGATGGCGAAGGCACAGCACTTGGAATCCAAACGCACGTTGGCAGTTTCAAGAATGCTCCATTGGGTAATACAACCTACACCAGGCGATTCCAGTGATCCCATATCTCGGTATCACAAAG belongs to Podospora bellae-mahoneyi strain CBS 112042 chromosome 6, whole genome shotgun sequence and includes:
- a CDS encoding hypothetical protein (EggNog:ENOG503PACG; COG:S), which gives rise to MNEAAALRFIRQHTDIPVPDIYCGFEDDDAYYLISQNIDGVNMSDLKDETQKAAARVELEKHLAKLKGIKSKRLSGPSGIVIPPYHGEDYVFCHPDCSQHNVVVDPETLRIKVIVDWEYAGFFQARRLSFHFTCARNHRLRWARSRTIRWSCLNF
- a CDS encoding hypothetical protein (EggNog:ENOG503P0NF; COG:Q), encoding MSTSNGVLDSLVAFRYGSLPTLDSRILARLAVTVLVAPIVTLLLWFTFSWATSPLRGYPGPFLAGYTNLWRLYHVRTGKYELTMKRLHDKYGPVVRIGPNLLDLDYPELSKLLYGTDGKWRKTEFYHNNSALVNGKITYRLLPSMPGRPRVVADNTIDMFSTTDQTEHAQMKRPIVKHYSLGSVLALESHMDNVLGELMQQLDNRFAKGGQGTCDLGEWVAFYAWDLITSVTFSKSFGYMTQGHDFDSSITTADKSLDYFASVGQIPWLDFLLDKNPILRIGPPNLSNVTNIAMTSLIARMQGQDKNFNPKVPDYLQHFIDSKNTHPDTVHDGMVFGYLLVNLIAGADTTAITIRAIFYYVLKNPAVYARLVGEIRSAGIENSNAFPHSQARQLPYLEAVVREALRVHPAVAMPLERYVPAEGFTLPNGDFVPGGVAVGINPYIGNRNKTVWGSDADEFRPERWLRDVKGGETDEEYKKRMQKWNACDLSFGAGSRICLGRNLALVETYKLVATVLNRYEVTLADREREWETVNSWFWRQKGVEVRLRGRV